In Bacteroides sp. AN502(2024), one genomic interval encodes:
- a CDS encoding DUF6261 family protein, whose protein sequence is MKEISTISLERMNNGAHFLYVSDILAHAEADTTVKQKTATQVAALKAAVEQEDEDLKLSQKSLLTDEIARADAERDSLYSGYKKAVQSFLNLPVEAMAQAAKVLNQHLKDYAISPQMQLDRETGMLLNLVTDLEGKFKAEVETLSLTPFVTNLKAANERVRTLTASRMEERMAVPVGALKTSRKASDEAYRALVKMVNALALVEGEADYAAFIDYVNAEITHYKREVLGQRTTTGGSGDKDDSGDTGEPGGGESPDPSL, encoded by the coding sequence ATGAAAGAAATCTCAACCATCAGTCTGGAGCGCATGAACAACGGCGCACATTTCCTCTACGTGAGCGACATCTTGGCACATGCCGAGGCCGACACCACAGTCAAGCAGAAAACCGCCACACAAGTAGCCGCACTCAAGGCGGCCGTAGAACAGGAAGACGAAGACCTGAAACTCTCGCAGAAGAGCCTGCTGACCGACGAAATCGCCCGCGCGGATGCCGAACGCGACTCGCTGTACAGCGGCTACAAGAAGGCCGTGCAGAGCTTCCTCAACCTCCCCGTGGAGGCGATGGCGCAGGCGGCCAAAGTACTGAACCAGCACCTGAAGGACTATGCCATCAGCCCGCAGATGCAGCTGGACCGCGAGACGGGTATGCTGCTCAACCTCGTCACTGACCTCGAAGGGAAGTTCAAGGCGGAGGTGGAAACGCTCTCGCTCACCCCGTTCGTCACCAACCTGAAAGCGGCCAACGAGCGCGTACGCACGCTCACCGCCAGCCGCATGGAGGAGCGGATGGCAGTGCCGGTGGGTGCACTGAAGACATCGCGCAAAGCGTCCGACGAGGCCTACCGCGCACTGGTAAAGATGGTAAACGCGCTCGCACTGGTGGAAGGCGAGGCGGACTACGCGGCGTTCATCGACTACGTGAACGCGGAAATCACGCACTACAAGCGCGAGGTGCTCGGGCAAAGAACGACAACCGGCGGCTCGGGCGACAAAGATGACAGTGGAGATACGGGCGAACCCGGCGGCGGGGAATCGCCAGACCCGTCACTGTAA
- a CDS encoding GyrI-like domain-containing protein, giving the protein MKNSTENRYKQKVNQVIDYIHSNLHQPLRLNVIADKVNMSQRQLLRMMRAALNEPLSAYVARQRMERAVLYMQTEEISLQDLAGWVGYDNPQSFSKAFKKQFGISPKTYIGRLKMRLKESVHDGKMCDLPSEVYHFEGLHLVYIRIWGKYGEKEPYETAWNKLIHFLKENDLLASDTRFIGLSFDDPHVTPPNQCRFYACASVPKEIVPTCEFGTIRLPQGKYAVYTLQGEYTDLQEWYDMISVSREHSLRHGMSFEEYIHYSKNKNEHIAKIYIPIK; this is encoded by the coding sequence ATGAAAAATAGTACCGAGAATAGATATAAACAGAAGGTCAATCAAGTAATTGATTACATACATTCCAATCTGCATCAGCCATTGCGGTTGAATGTAATAGCTGACAAAGTAAACATGTCGCAACGGCAATTACTCCGCATGATGCGTGCCGCCCTGAATGAACCATTATCTGCTTACGTGGCAAGGCAACGTATGGAACGAGCCGTGCTATATATGCAAACAGAAGAGATCAGTCTACAGGATTTGGCGGGATGGGTCGGCTACGACAATCCGCAATCGTTCTCCAAAGCATTCAAGAAACAGTTTGGTATTTCTCCCAAAACATATATCGGCAGATTAAAGATGCGGTTAAAGGAGTCCGTGCATGATGGAAAGATGTGCGATTTGCCTTCTGAAGTCTATCATTTTGAAGGATTACATTTAGTATATATCCGCATCTGGGGCAAATACGGAGAGAAAGAGCCGTATGAAACGGCATGGAATAAATTGATACATTTCCTAAAGGAGAACGACCTGCTTGCGTCCGACACACGCTTTATCGGGTTAAGTTTTGACGACCCTCATGTGACACCCCCCAATCAATGCCGGTTCTATGCCTGTGCATCGGTACCCAAGGAAATTGTGCCTACCTGCGAATTCGGTACAATCCGCCTGCCGCAAGGTAAATATGCCGTCTATACGTTGCAGGGAGAGTACACTGATTTGCAGGAGTGGTATGACATGATTAGCGTAAGTCGGGAACATTCCCTTCGTCATGGGATGTCTTTTGAGGAATATATCCATTATTCAAAAAACAAAAACGAGCATATCGCAAAAATATACATACCGATAAAATAG
- a CDS encoding GNAT family N-acetyltransferase yields the protein MENSLSQYITLTEENIDKEHICCAFSDKKYAAGYQLKKEWLTKEFANGYVFRRLDARAKVFIEYVPAEYAWLPVTAPDYLMINCFWVSGQYKGRGHGYHLLQSVIEDAKKQQKSGLVTVVGTKKNHFMSDTKWLLKHGFEEIERLPNGFSLLAMSFHDNDVVPCFNDCAKSGECADKQGLVAYYSNRCPYTDYYVNGMLCVLAQEKNISLKVIKLETREQAQASPTPATIFSLFYNGKFVTTDLSVCTKAAFEGWGKR from the coding sequence ATGGAAAACAGTTTATCCCAATACATCACTCTGACGGAAGAGAACATAGACAAGGAACATATCTGCTGCGCATTCTCCGACAAAAAATACGCAGCAGGCTATCAGTTAAAAAAAGAATGGCTGACAAAGGAGTTTGCTAACGGCTATGTTTTCAGGCGGCTTGATGCTCGAGCCAAAGTTTTCATAGAATATGTTCCTGCCGAATATGCGTGGCTTCCGGTGACTGCCCCCGATTATTTAATGATCAATTGTTTTTGGGTTTCAGGGCAATATAAAGGTCGGGGACATGGATATCATTTGCTTCAGTCTGTGATTGAAGATGCTAAAAAGCAACAGAAGAGTGGATTGGTCACGGTTGTAGGAACGAAAAAGAACCATTTTATGAGCGATACGAAATGGTTATTGAAACATGGCTTCGAGGAAATAGAAAGACTGCCGAATGGATTTTCATTGTTGGCAATGAGCTTTCACGACAACGACGTGGTTCCCTGTTTTAACGACTGTGCCAAAAGCGGAGAATGTGCCGACAAGCAAGGACTGGTTGCCTATTATTCAAACCGTTGCCCGTATACGGATTATTATGTAAATGGAATGCTGTGTGTCCTTGCACAGGAAAAAAACATTTCCCTGAAAGTAATCAAGCTGGAAACGAGAGAACAGGCACAAGCCTCTCCTACACCGGCTACTATCTTTTCCCTTTTTTACAATGGGAAATTTGTAACTACGGATTTGAGCGTTTGTACGAAAGCTGCATTTGAAGGATGGGGAAAACGGTAG